The Ignavibacteriales bacterium DNA window GCTGATTTAATGTGTGAATCCGATCCGATCTTTCTGAATATATATGATAAAGCTCATCTTTCTTTTTTAATTTATCTTCATCCGAAACCGAAGGATCATTTTCTAATTTACTTATCTCAGTGCCGAGATCAGGTAGAACAAAAAAATCTTTTCCTTCGGAAGAACCCATGGCAAGTTCATCCCTTCCTTTTTCGGTAAGGTCCATTTGATTGTTTCGTTCTTCAATTGCAAAGTAAAGTTCTTCATCAATCTCCGGCATTCGTTTAGCGCTTTCGCGAAGAAAATCGAGTTCGGTCTGCTGTAATAATTTTTTGTATTCCGGTTCGGAAAAAAGTTTCATTAAAGCTTTATTCTTAGGAAATCCTCTATGCGCTCTTAACAAAAGCATCCCGGCTCTTTCGCGGTCTTTAGAATTATCTGATTGTAAAAGTTGTTCAGCTTCTTTTACAATTGATGCAACAAGATTAGATTGTTTTCTGAAAAGTCTTTCAACACTCGGTTTCATCTCATCAAATTTATGTTCTGTTGAGCCGACGGGACCGGAAATAATAAGTGGTGTTCTTGCTTCATCTATTAAAACAGAATCAACTTCATCCACAATTGCAAAGTTGTGTCCCCGTTGAACACAATATTCTTTTGAACTTGCCATGTTATCACGCAGATAATCAAAACCAAATTCATTATTGGTTCCGTAAGTAATATCGCATGCATACATTTTAATTCGCTGATCGGAATCCATCGTATTAATTATACAACCAATGGTCAACCCGTGAAATTTGTAAATCTCACCCATCCACTCACTATCACGTTTAGCAAGATAATCGTTAACGGTTACAAGATGAACGCCGCGACCTGTGAGTGCATTTAGATAAACCGGCAGAGTTGCAACAAGTGTTTTACCTTCACCCGTTGCCATTTCAGCAATTTTACCTTGATGTAAAACAATTCCGCCAAGAAGTTGAACGTCATAAGGAATCATATCCCAGGTAATTTTATTAGCTGCTGCTTCCCATGATCTTCCGCATAGTCTACGGCAAGTGTCTTTAACAACTGCAAATGCTTCCGGTAAAATTTCATTGAGAATTTCTTCGTACTTGTCGGTAAGTTCATTCTCCAATCTTTCAACTTCATCATAGATAGCGTGTTTCTCTTCAACGGATTGTACATCTAGAAGCTTAATTTTTAATTCATCAAGCGGTTTTTTTGTTTCGCGGGTATATTCTTCAATTCTATTTTTGAATTCAGTAGTTTTAACGCGGAGTTCATCATCCGTCAAATCTTTTAATTTTTCGTACTCAACTTTAATTTGTTCAACAACAGGCCATAGATCTTTTGTAGCACGTACATTTTTATCGCCAAAAAACTTTTTCAGCAGCGATTCGAACATCAAATTCTCCTATTTTTTCGGCAAGCAAGTTAAATAAAGAGGTTCTTAATTGCAATGAAACTGCGTATATACAAGTGATAACAGACGCTTCAAACATTATTAAACAAAGGTGTAAATGAGTTTCCGTTTTTTTTCTTATTGTTGCATCAATAGTTAATTAGTGCGATTGATCTATACAAGAATTATTTTAACAACTAATAGTTTTGGTGAGTTTTAATTTTGCATAGAAAGAAATTTCAATTCTCTGCCGGATTTGTAAATAAACTGGTTGAATTAACCGAGGGTAAAATATCTTCCAGAATATTTGAACAAGTTCTAGTTTTTCTCGAAACCGAAACGAAAAAATATTATTTCACTCAGTCATCTGAGGCAAATCTTCTAAGAATATTCTCTTCAATTTATGATAAGACTTTTTTCTTCGATGAGATTATTGGATATCCACATCATGGCGAAATTCTTGTTGCCATTTCATCTTGCAGTGATTTCTTAACCGATATAATCGTTCGTTACCCTCAATTTCTTTATCAAGTATTCGATCAAGAGTACCTTTCAAAAAAATTTGATCTTGTTTATTTAATGAAAGAAGTTGAGGATGGAGCCGGGCATTTTAAATCTTTCAATTCAAAACTAAATTTTCTTAGACAGATCAAACAGAGATTCATTCTTAAAATTGGACTTGCAGATATACTCGGCATAGATGAGTTGATTTCTACAACAGAACAACTTTCTTTTTTAGCAAAATCTCTAAACTCAAAACTATTCGAAATATGCTATCAAGAAGTATTGAACAAATACGGGATTACAGATCTTCATCATAAATATTGTTTATGCTCTTTAGGAAAGCTGGGCGGTAATGAACTCAATTACAGTTCCGATGTTGATCTAGTTCTTTTTTATGACTTCAATGAAAATATTGGCGGAAGTTCGAAAGATTATCATGAATTATTATCTGAGGCGGCGCAATTATTTATAAAATCTTCCACAGAGATCTCTGATCGTGGTTACATTTATCGAGTTGATTTTCGTTTGCGTCCCGATGGGAAATTTTCAGAACTGTGTAAATCGTTAGTTGATTACACAAAATATTATGAAACTCGGGGTGAGGATTGGGAACGGCAAATGCTGATCAAGCTGGATTACATCTGCGGTGATGAAAATCTTTACAATCAATTTTTCAATTTCGTTCAGCCATATATTTTCCCTTCGACTTATTCATCTTCTATCAAAGAAAAAATTAGACAGATGAAATCAAATATTGAACTTCATAACAAAGAAAAAGAGAATGTAAAGACTTTTATCGGTGGAATTAGAGATATTGAATTTTCAGTCCAAGCACTTCAATTAATTAACGGGGGTAAAAGCAAATCTGTAAGAAGTGGAAATACTTTGAAAGTGATCTCACTTCTTACCGAACAGAAATTCTTAACAAAAAGAGAGAGTACAATATTTTCTAAAGCATATATTTTCTTTAGACGCTTAGAACATTTTCTTCAATTGATGAATGATACCCAGACACATATCATCTCTCAAGAGAATGAGCTGCTTCATAAATTGATAAATTACCTTGGGCTGAAATCAAAAGAAGAGTTTAATAGTATTCTAAAGTCACACCGAACGAATGTTAGAAATGTTTATAATCAAATTCTTAAGACTGAATCTTCCAACAAAAAAGATTTTAGTCCTCAAATAAAATTTAAGGAAACAAAAAAAGCTGAAAAGAATCTAAATTTTCTTCGAACGGGCGAAGGACTAATTGGAAGAAAAGAATTTGATTCCAGAACAACAGAATTATTTTCGTCTATACAGCCGACATTAATAGGCTTTCTAAAAAAAATAGATGAACCCGATGTTGTTTTGAATAATTTTGTAAAGATCATTCAGTCATCTAAAATAGCATCAATTTGGTATAGTGAATTTTTCAACAAGAAATTCTTCGCACATTTTCTCAAAGTTTGTCATTATTCACAGAAAGCAGTTGATCTCATATCAACTAACATGTTTCTTGAAGAATTTTTTCTCTCCAGAAAAGTATTTGTAAAAATATCGGATGAGCCGCTTAATCAGTTTAACCCGGATGAAATTGTTCTTATACTTTCCACACAATATGCTCTTGGTTTGATTAACTCACTTCAGGTTTCTGAAATTTTATCTTCTTACATAGCACAAAAGATTGAATCGCATGTAAACAAATCATCAATTCAATACAATTATTTTATTGGTGGATTAGGAAGTTTTGGTTCTGCAAATATGAACTTTGCTTCGGATGTTGACCTAATAATTGTTACCGATAATGTTGCAGATCATCCTAATATTCAAAAAGATTTTCAAAAATTAATTAATGCTCTTTCCGAAATAATAAAACCATTCGCAGTTGATTTTAAACTGCGTCCTGAAGGGAAAAGTTCTCCATTAGTTTGGGGAATAGAGAATTACAACGATTATTTAGATAAGCGTGCAAGGGTTTGGGAATTTCAGTCTCTTCTAAAACTCAAGTATATCTGCGGTGATTTTAATTTATTTAATCGCTTACGAAAGCATATCTTGGAAAAAGTTAGACTACTGGATAAAGCTGAAATAAGAAAAGAAATTGTAAAAATGTATTCCACAATTTTGCGTCAAACAATTCATTCATCTGATGGATCGTTTAACATAAAGAAAGATCGCGGCGGATTACTTACTATTGATTTTATATTGCAATCTATTTGCTTGAACTATCCGGAGTTGTTTGAAAAGTGCATCGGAAATAATTTTACTAGAATATTTCAAGTTGTTAAAAAACATTTCTCCGCATCAGAGATTGCCATACTAAAAAGTAATTTTATTTTCCTTAAACATGTTGAACTAGCTTTGCAAAATATTTACAATGTTAGTAAAGTTAATTTGCCCTCGAATCTAGATAAGAAAAATATTATTACATCATTCATGAAACTAAAAAGTGTTAATGAGTTAGATAAAAAAATTAAAGAAATTATTAAATCAAACAATTCACTATTTGAAAAATATGTTTCCAATTAAAAAAGAATTCTTCCTAAAACATTATTCATTGATGACGGGATTACTTGTAGTTACAGTTTATCTTTTTACAATTGATTAGAATTAATAAAAATATTGCACTCAAAGAAAGTGAATTAACATTCAAGTTTATCCGTTCTTCCGGACCGGGTGGACAAAACGTAAATAAGGTTGCAACCGCAGTTCAATTACGATTTGATATTACTTCTTCGAAATCACTGACTGAAGATGTAAAAACAAGATTAAAATCTATTGCCGGAAGAAAAGTAACTAAGGATGGTGTGTTGATTATTGAAGCCAACCGGTTTAGAACTCAGGAGAAAAACCGTAAGGATGCAATTGCAAGATTAATCGTGTTGATTGACAAATCTTCTGTAAGAAGGAAACGTAGAATTAAAACAAATCCCTCGCATGCTTCGAACCAAAAAAGAATTGAAGTAAAGAAAAGATTAAGTGAAAAGAAAAAAATGAGAAAATATTCTGATCAATCGTGATGTTTCTCGGCTGTTAAGACCAATATTAATTAGGAACGTTCGGAAGAATGAGAGGAAGCTGCGGAAGAAAGAGCGCGTAAAGAATCCACATAGTAATGCAGATCGTTATTGGAATAGTAAGATTGTCGTCCGTCCATTCGCCGGAAATATTTTCTGCAATTGCCCCGACTGCAATAGCGGCAAACCCGATCAAATATTCTTCAAATCTTCCTTCAATCTTCGGTGAAAGAAGAACAACTATACAAGAAAAGAAAAAGAATGCAAGAGTTCCTTCTAAACTCTTTAACAAAAATTTTGTCTTGCCGAATTTTCTTCCGATAAGTGCCGCAGTACCGTCACCAATTATCAAGACCGCAAATGCAGTAACAACAAAAATTTTAGGAAAGATAACAATAACAATTACAGCAGAAAGCAGAACGTATGTGGCTCCATTTAAATTTTTCTTTTTGGCGTCAACCTCATGCTTACGCATCATAAATCCAAAAATTTTATATACTAATCCGGCAAGAGGTTTATGATAATACCTTCCGTAATCAACAAGAAAAGAAAATATTGTAAGAGGAATTAATATTGATAATGCTAATTGCTTTGTGATATGATAGTACACAATTGGGATAGAAAGAGAAACCAGATGAAATGTTTTTCGCAGTACTTCACTCTTATAATCTATTGTAGCGCGGTCATTTGCTATCATTACTCTCTGGAGTTTTTACTGTTTCTTTTTTCTTTTTTTCTTCAATTAATTTTTGGACATGGTCCGGAACTTCACTTTCAGTTGGTTTAACCGGATCGGAACCATTCCTTTTAACTGGAGGAAGTACTTCTCCGCGCATAATTTTATCAATCTCATCACCGTCAAGAATTTCCCGTTCCAATAATTCTTTAGAAAGTCTATGAAGCAGATCAACGTTCTCTGAAAGAATTTTTTCGGCACGTTTCATTCCGTCCATTATTATTTTCTTCAATTCCGAATCTATATCCTGTGCGGTTTGCTCGCTGTAGTCTTTATGCTTTGTAATTTCCCGACCTAAGAAAATTTCTTGATCTTTTTGACCGTACGCTATAGGACCAAGCTTATCACTCATTCCCCATTCGCAAACCATCTTGCGTGCAATGTCCGTTGATTTTTCTATATCATTTCCCGCCCCTGTAGTAAAACGGTTGAATATCAATTTTTCCGCCGCACGTCCGCCTAGTGCATAAGTTATCATCGCTTCAAGATAATTCTTTGAGTAAGTATGTTTTTCATCAACAGGAAGATATGTTGTAACACCAAGTGCGCGTCCGCGAGGAATGATAGTAACTTTGTGAACCGGATCTGCTTCGGGAACCATCTTAGCAACAAGAACATGTCCAATTTCATGATAAGCAGTAATCTTTTTTTCTTCTTCTGTAATGATCAGACTCTTTCGTTCCATTCCCATCATTACTTTATCTTTTGCTTCTTCAAAATCTTCCATCCCGACATTCTTTTTATTCTTGCGAGCAGCAAGAAGAGCCGCTTCGTTTACAAGATTTGCAATATCAGCTCCCGCAAGTCCCGGAGTACCTTTAGCAAGTATTTCAAGATCTACATCAACATCGAGTGGAATAT harbors:
- the arfB gene encoding alternative ribosome rescue aminoacyl-tRNA hydrolase ArfB, whose product is MIRINKNIALKESELTFKFIRSSGPGGQNVNKVATAVQLRFDITSSKSLTEDVKTRLKSIAGRKVTKDGVLIIEANRFRTQEKNRKDAIARLIVLIDKSSVRRKRRIKTNPSHASNQKRIEVKKRLSEKKKMRKYSDQS
- a CDS encoding SEC59/DGK1/VTE5 family protein, which produces MIANDRATIDYKSEVLRKTFHLVSLSIPIVYYHITKQLALSILIPLTIFSFLVDYGRYYHKPLAGLVYKIFGFMMRKHEVDAKKKNLNGATYVLLSAVIVIVIFPKIFVVTAFAVLIIGDGTAALIGRKFGKTKFLLKSLEGTLAFFFFSCIVVLLSPKIEGRFEEYLIGFAAIAVGAIAENISGEWTDDNLTIPITICITMWILYALFLPQLPLILPNVPN